CCGTTGCAGGTGCGGCTTCTTCTTTTGGGAACATTTCTTTTTCGAGTTTCTTTAAATTGGTAAGACGCGTTTCCAGATCAACGAGTGCTTCTTCTTCGTTGATCGCCTCTTCACCTGAAAATTGAGCCAGTGGTTGATCGACAAAATCGGTTTCTTCTGTTATGGGAAGTTCTCCCTGAACCGGCGCCTGCTGATTTTCCACCAACTGTTCAATTTCTTTCATCGAAGGAAGTTCGGACAAATTATTCAAATGAAATAATTCAAGAAAGGCCGGAGTGGTTCCGTAAATGAGGGGCTGACCCGCTTCTTCCCTGCGTCCCATAATTTTGATCAACCCACGCTCCAGCAAAGTTTTGAGCACACCACCCGAATCAACGCCACGAATCTGCTCCAACTCCGAACGCACCGCGGGTTGACGATAAGCAATAACGGCAAGCGTTTCCAAGGCCGCCTGACTCAAAGATCTTGGTTTGGAAACATTGAGTTTCAAAACCCAGTTGGCCAAATCAGGTTTGGTGATGAATTGATAACCCCCCGCCACCTCACGCAAAAAAAGTCCCTTGGTTGGGTTTTCATTATAATCCTGTTTTAATTCTTGGAGTACCGCATCGATCTCTCCTTTTTCAACACCGGCTTCCTGCAACAGAAGACTCAAACCCGAAACGGTGATTGGATCTTCAGAAGCAAAAATCAAAGCTTCGAGAACCGGTTTCAATTCATGTTTTTCCATATTTTCTCCTTAATATTTCTAGCTTGTCATCCCCGAATGTTTTAATCGGGGATCCAGTCATTATTGAAACGGGCTGGATTCCCGCGCCTGCCCCGTACTACGATACGGGGTTCGCGGGAATGACAGAGCAAGCACCTTTATAAAGCAGGGACATTATCTTCAATGAGTTTAATATTTTCGTCTTGTGACAAAGTCTCCATTGCCTTCGTGAGAAAAATAGAACCGAAACGACCTTCCTGATGGACACGAATCATTTTCAAACGGGTCATTTCCAACAGCGAAATAAATGTGATGACGACATCGTAACGCGTAATTTCTTCGGGAAGAAGTTCCGAAAGACGAAGTGTTTCTTTTCCCTGAAACATATCGATAATCTGATAAATCCGGTCGCTGATACCAATGCGGTCCACCGCCACCTCATGGTACATTTTTTTGGGCAATCTTTTTAAAATATCAGAAAAGGCGTTCATGAGCTGAAAAACTTCACCTTGAATTGGCGTTTCTTTTTCATCGGTCGCATCTGTTTTTGGTGCGGGATGCGTGAAAACATTTCTGCCCAGCATAGGTTTTGCGCTCAACTTTTGCGCCGCCATTTTGAAACGCTGATATTCCATGAGGCGACGGGCCAGCTCTGCGCGCGGATCAAGTCCCTCTTCTTCTTCCATCTCGGTTTGCGTGGGCAAAAGCATTCGCGATTTAATCAACATCAACTCCGCCGCCATCGTCAAAAACTCGCCGGCCAGATCGATGTTGAGTTCGCGCATTGTTTCCAGATATTTGAGATACTCTCCGGTGATGAAGGAGATTGGGATGTCATAAACATCCAGATCATTTTTCCGGATGAGATAGAGCAGAAGATCCAAAGGACCTTCAAACTCCGGCAAGTTAACTTTATAGTCTGGTATCAATTCCATTTTTATTCCGTGTCCATAGTCTATGGTCCATAGTCTATGGTCCATAGTCTATAGTCCGTATTTAATGCCCAACGCCTCTTGAACCTCTTCCATGGTGGCTTGTGCTACCTTGCGCGCCCTCTTGGATCCTTCGGCAATTATTTCAAAAAGTTGCTTCTCTTTGCCGTCCCAGTAAGCCTTTTTTTCACGGAATTCCTTGAAATATTCAACCGCATTTTTGGCCATCGCTTTCTTGCATTCCACGCAACCGATCCCCGCTGTGCGACACCCTTTATCAGACCACGCTATCGTCTCTTTATCACTGACCAATTTATGGTAATCAAAGACGGTGCAGACATCAGGGTTTCCTTTATCGGTACGACGTTTGCGGGCTGGATCGGTCAAAGTTTGCATTGCCTTGGCCGCAATCTCTTCGGGAGAATCATCTAATAGCAATGCGTTTCCGTAACTCTTACTCATTTTGCGACGATCCATGCCGGGCACTCTGGGGGATTGTGTTAAAAGAGGTTGAGGCTCCACAAAAACCTCTTTGCCCGTCAAAAAATGGAACCGTCGAACCAACTCCCGTGTAAATTCGAGATGAGAGACCTGATCTTCTCCTACGGGCACCTTGTTTGCCTTGTACAAAAGAATGTCGGAAGACTGCAAAACAGGATAACCCAAAAAACCGTAGGTATTCAGATCTTTATCCACCAATTCTTGGCGCATTTCTTTATAGGTGGGAACCCGTTCAAGCCAACCCAACGGAGTCATCATCGAGAGTAAAAGATGAAGTTCGGCGTGTTCCGGAACCAGCGATTGCAAAAAAAGATTCTCCGGTTTGACTCCGCCAGCCAAAATATCTTTTGCCACTTCTTTGACCCATGTTTTGATTTTTTGGGTGTTGGCGTATTCGGTGGTGAGGCTGTGCCAGTCGGCGATAAAATAAAAACAGTCGTAATTTTTCTGAAGCTCGACCCAATTTTGAAGAACACCAAAATAGTGTCCCCAATGCAATTTTCCTGTAGGCCGGATGCCGGCTAAAATTCGGTTCATAGTTATTTATAAGTATGGTGAAAAAGTTGTGTGAGGGGGTTTCGGGGTTTCGCGCAGGCAATTTTAACAAACGGGATATAAAGCCAAAATTGCCGAGCGATAAGCGGGCCCGACGGGACGACCCGTCGGGAACCGCGGCCCCGAAACCCCCTCACACAACTTTTTCACCACTCCTTTTATGGTAACAAAATACTGGCGAGCAATTTAACAGGGATCATTACATAACGCAACATTCCTGACACAAACAAAAACAATAAAAGAATGACACTGTAACGACTGAACTGGTCATACGATGGAACCATGCGCTCGGGCAAAAGACCGCGTATCACGGAACCTCCATCGAGCGGAAAAACGGGAATCAGATTAAAAATGGCGAGGGCCAGATTCAAAAAACTCCCATCTGACAGATCATAAAGAGGACGCGCAAAACATCGCCCAAAAGATTTCCATCTTGCAAATGTTCCTCACCTATATGCGGCAAACCGATCAGAAGAAACCGCAAAAAAAAGGCAAAGAGACAGGCCAAAATAAAATTGCTGACCGGACCCGCCAAAGCCACCCAAAAATTTCCGCGCCGGGGGTCTTTGAAATGATAAGGATTAACCGGAACCGGTTTTCCCCATCCAATTAGGGGAGCGCCCGTCATCAACGCCATCAATGGAAGAAAAACGGTTCCA
This sequence is a window from Deltaproteobacteria bacterium. Protein-coding genes within it:
- the trpS gene encoding tryptophan--tRNA ligase, translating into MNRILAGIRPTGKLHWGHYFGVLQNWVELQKNYDCFYFIADWHSLTTEYANTQKIKTWVKEVAKDILAGGVKPENLFLQSLVPEHAELHLLLSMMTPLGWLERVPTYKEMRQELVDKDLNTYGFLGYPVLQSSDILLYKANKVPVGEDQVSHLEFTRELVRRFHFLTGKEVFVEPQPLLTQSPRVPGMDRRKMSKSYGNALLLDDSPEEIAAKAMQTLTDPARKRRTDKGNPDVCTVFDYHKLVSDKETIAWSDKGCRTAGIGCVECKKAMAKNAVEYFKEFREKKAYWDGKEKQLFEIIAEGSKRARKVAQATMEEVQEALGIKYGL
- the scpB gene encoding SMC-Scp complex subunit ScpB, which gives rise to MEKHELKPVLEALIFASEDPITVSGLSLLLQEAGVEKGEIDAVLQELKQDYNENPTKGLFLREVAGGYQFITKPDLANWVLKLNVSKPRSLSQAALETLAVIAYRQPAVRSELEQIRGVDSGGVLKTLLERGLIKIMGRREEAGQPLIYGTTPAFLELFHLNNLSELPSMKEIEQLVENQQAPVQGELPITEETDFVDQPLAQFSGEEAINEEEALVDLETRLTNLKKLEKEMFPKEEAAPATAEATEEAVATVSPLDTPTTE
- a CDS encoding site-2 protease family protein, which encodes MHLPLADIVLFYPLLLFCLSFHEAAHALIADKLGDDTARLMGRITLNPIPHMDLLGTVFLPLMALMTGAPLIGWGKPVPVNPYHFKDPRRGNFWVALAGPVSNFILACLFAFFLRFLLIGLPHIGEEHLQDGNLLGDVLRVLFMICQMGVF
- a CDS encoding segregation/condensation protein A — translated: MDHRLWTIDYGHGIKMELIPDYKVNLPEFEGPLDLLLYLIRKNDLDVYDIPISFITGEYLKYLETMRELNIDLAGEFLTMAAELMLIKSRMLLPTQTEMEEEEGLDPRAELARRLMEYQRFKMAAQKLSAKPMLGRNVFTHPAPKTDATDEKETPIQGEVFQLMNAFSDILKRLPKKMYHEVAVDRIGISDRIYQIIDMFQGKETLRLSELLPEEITRYDVVITFISLLEMTRLKMIRVHQEGRFGSIFLTKAMETLSQDENIKLIEDNVPAL